The Augochlora pura isolate Apur16 chromosome 4, APUR_v2.2.1, whole genome shotgun sequence genome segment ttctaatttacttTTCTGGCTGGGACGCGATGCGATACGACAGCCAACGTTTCCTGCGAAATTATATGACAACGTTTCCTCGCATTTTACCCATTAACTATATTGTCGAACGAGAATCCCGCCTTCGGGTGTCGATTTGAAATCTTAGCACTTAACATCGAGCTACAGGACTACTTTGTAAGAATTTTGCTTCAGAAGGAAACACGTGCTGTTGGACAAGATCTGCGTTATGCTTATCACAACGGTCTCATTAGTAACACCTAAGGCAAGTTGAGTGGACCAAAGGAAACTCGAAGTGCAACTGGCAGCGGCGAAGAATGAGCAAACCAAACACAGCAACCACGTGCACGTGTGTATCTTACGTGACATATAACTATAAGGTTGCACGAGTACACGCTGGCTTGCACCGTTGGTGCACACGGACACGCGGATACAGAGGTACGCGCGAGCATGAACGCGAGCGAACACGCGTCTATGTATCGAGACGTGTACGTAGCAGTGCGTGTGTCCGTGTATATGTACACCATTGACCGGGATATCGTCTGTCTCGGGATGAATGAACCATTACGTCACGCACTTGTACTCTCTGATCCCCTTCCGCCTCTCCTCCCTCTGTGCTTCTCCTCGTCCGTCGATTCTGTCTCggtctctcttctctcgtGTTCGCGTTATGTTATGTGCAGTGTGTACCGTGTCTGCCTTCGGTTCCTTCCTCCTTCCTTCCGTACCTTCCTTCCTTCCATCGATTAGCAACGGAATTTCAAGCGGGTAGGGAAGGCGGCGATAGAGAGCTATAGTTTCGATTGGAGGTCAACGTATCGCGGTGGCTCAGACACTCGGCAGACGTGTCTGCTCTGTAAAACCTAGTGGGACGAGGAGAGGACGAGGAAAGGACAAAGAGACCAAGAGCGGGGAGCGTGCGGAGTGCAAGGCCGGCGGAATCGCTTTCGTTGCACCACTGATACACTTTCCTGCCTAACTGCACTCCTATCTGTGCCCGCGGCCAATCTTCCCGTCCTCTCCTCTCGTTTCTCTCGATccttttccctttctttcttctagATAAATCGCTCCCGTTTGGAATCAAATGTAACGCACGGTCGTTAGTAAGAaaacgtaaattaaaaaattattatttttctccgATCCTCAGAATACGAAAATGACAAGGTTTTTTCTAGTACATTAGATTTTGGTATCGGACAATACGTAATCGGTAATCGATGTTTAACCTTCTATAATAGGTTCCCGAGGTTCTCGACCGGGCTCCTTCAAGTTGGGGTACAACTTGGCCTTGTGACCGTCGCTGTTCACTCTGCCATGGAAGTCTGGTTTCTTCTCTTTGGGTGCACTCCGCTGCAACCAAATGTCCAGTAGACTTTTCGGGGCGTAAAAGCCGCTTTTGAGCAGTTGTTTCCCTAAGGACATCGAGGTACTAGGCGGTGGTGACATCGGCGAATCAGTAGTTGCTCTTATCACGCTGGCTCGAGCGGTCCCATCTTCTTTCCCAAACCTATGAAATACGAAACGAAGTAgcatatttgttttttttaactGTTCGATTGAGATTATTTACCCATCCAATTCACGCAACGCCTGATCCAATTCGACCTTATCTTTGTCGTCCTTGCTCCGTATGTCGAGGAGACAAGTCAGAACTTCGGAATGAGCGGCGGAATTGTTGGCATGATACTTTAAGAACGTTTCCAGTTCTCCCCACAACAACCTATAATGTTCTTCTCTGCGTACACCGCCTTTCCCGCCACGTCCGCCGCCTATACTAGGCAAAGGCAGTGCCTCGTGTTTCGTTTCCAATTGTAATAAGCTGAAAATCACTTGTTTGCATTGCAACACCTCCTCCGCGGTAAGCTCCTCTTTCACCATTAAGTCTGGCAACGGGTCTATCAACTGAAAATCAAAAGTAAACGCTGATAAAGACTAGTCGGCGAAGTGAAATGACGAATAAGTTCCATAAGGGTGTTAGTTGCAACGGAATTTACCTGTTTCAAGTTATACATAAGTGTACTGGAAATCGTGATTGGCCAGTATTTTGTATGCCTTTCCAATCTTGACCGCATTTTCTCTGCTGGACCTTCGCCGTTGCTATTTGTACTTCGTTTTAAAGGCACTAATACGTTATTCTTCATGAGCTTCCCGAAATCCTGTGAGAAACGCAACCGTTATCGAGAGAATAAGACTGTATTGCATCAAATATATAACTTACCGTTATTCTATAATCAGTTACTCGTCCACCACAACCTTCGCTGATAGACGGTGGATCTTCTAATACACTTCTGGCAGTAGACAATgtgtgtataaatatttctccacCATGTGCAGCGAGTAAATGAGATATAGTTTTTCCTCCACTTTTGCGAGCCATTTCAAGCATCACAGATCTACCGTTTAGCAGAAAATTGATCAAGCAAGACGACGGTCTACTATTTACATCCACCGGTGTGATTCTGTGCATGGCGGTGCAGTTTTGCATCTCTGCTGCGCTACAGCCTCGCGGTGTACACCATTTCAATGTTACCGTTTCGTACTCCGATCCTTCTTCGAATCTCATGAATGTCTTAATTAGAGCTGAATCTTGCGGATTGCCTACAATAACCATACTATGGTATGTTtatggattttatatttattatcacaaTCATATTCAGAATCAAAGTACCCTTCAGAATAGCGGAATGCGCTGCcgatgaatgaaatatttcgacaTCGTAATTGGCAGAAGAACTGGCATTCTGTTCTTCCTTCATGGGTATACCCGTAACCGTTGTACTCGCCAAATCATAGTGAGATAAGATCAGATGAGATAGTTTTGAATGCAGAGCAGGTGCCTTGATCGAGTGTACTTCCACCGTCAACAGTGGTGAAACCTAAAGCAAAATGCTCTGTATAGCATATGGAGAATTTGTAGCAATGTAAATACTGATACCTCTCTAGGTCCCTGGCTAGTAACTTGCGACTCTATGTTGTTAGGAAATATGTTCAATATAACTAGATGGCAATAATCCACAGGTATCAAActgaaaaacataaaaaaattagatattCATTAACTTCCaacaatgattttaaaatatatactgacTGATCTGATGCTAAAGCAGTTTTATTCTCTTGAGCCAACTCGTTgaggaatatattttctaaactttTCATATTGCTGTTGTCCCTTGCACTGGTAATACATATTACTCTGCCCCTGTTCACGAGTTTGCTAGCATTCTCATTTAACGATGTCCTTTTTTCGTGCTGAATTTCTGAACATTCGTTGAGAGTTTCTATAGCTACTCTTAAACCATGTATTACAGAATAATCTTCTCCAGGCTCTGGGGTTTTCGTTGGAACTCCCAAGATAGCAGTGCCATTCATGATCTGTGttaaagaatttgtttttagaatattatttgctaAGATATGTTAAGAACCAAAATAAAAAGTCCATGGAAGCTTACGTGATTTAAATTCTGCTGTGACGGGCTCCATGAGTTTAATACGTAAGCTGCTCGATCGGTTACTACAAATCTTATCTGTAATTAAGTCACAAAAATATGGGTAATTTGTTTTCGAATTATAcaatctttcaaataaattaacccAAAACGATGTTATACCAATTTTCCAGTTGGGAAGAGATCCCATACTATGCGGCAATATTCTAATGAGGCTTCTACACTGGTAGTCCACAAAGATTTACAAACGGGTGCCAAAGGGATCAAATTTTGTCCGCGACTTTTTAGGAAATCAAATTCTAGTGGAGATTCAGTAGATATACCAAAATATGGTGTATGAtccaaaacaaaaattgtcttatGATTTGCCGGATACATTCTtctataacattttaaaaatttgcctACTTTCGAACATAATTTGTCGTAAACCTATTATTTACACATTTCTTATAACCTGAATAGTACATTGAGGGCCTCACATATTATAGGTTAGAATACACGACACTACGAAATCATTTGtagttattttcttataattatgtaCAACAATATTATAGGTACGTAAAGAGAATATGTAAACATAACATATACATATCtgcattattttgtaataaagtgtcattttttataacataaacatTGTATTAATATCTAAGTATAACTGTTACAATTGTATCTGTATAGTAAATCAGTTAAATCATTTCTGTTTTTAcgagtattattaattaattcgtgatTTTCATACTGGGGCATTGTTACATTGAACCGGAAtcataaattcatttcttatacatacatataacaaCTAGtatgttaacattttaaatttcccGGTCTAAGATAAGTGTACTTCCGTTATTTTGCGAAGTCGAAGTTATTTCCATATGTTAACACGTGTAATcaattaacttttataattttatatacagtatttcaaaaattattattctggTCTCAAAATCAACAATTTCGAGTCTTTTTTCTGTCGaactaattattttgttaatctCAGTTGATTGAGTTGTACTTTGTGCAAGGCTCACAACTTCCTTTCCGATTGGAAGTCTCCTAGTGGCATTGATAACGTAAGTGTTCCGTAACattataactatttataataattatttctcataaaaaaatagtaaaaatcttatttacaaaattctaaaCTTGCAgaggttaatatttatataaatttaagtaCGAGTAACGATAGTTACAGCatatatcgaaatatttaagCCGCTCAGTGCACGTGGCGttgtttctataaaattttgataatagaaatttaaaaatatgaagcttaaaatatttagtggCTTCATGTTATGTTTCTAATAGTTTAATCTTTGCTATTTGCGTTCTTATATACtgattatatttgaaaattacgtTCTTGCTTTAAATTAGGAAGTGAGGTTACTTTCCTGTGAAAgttgatttgaaaataataccgcaataaattaaaattcaagttaaaagtaaaattcaaACTACATCAtatttatctgtttatttctcttttatttaggTTAATCGTAAGTTAACCACAACGTTAAGATGTCAGGAGGTTTAGACGTATTGTCTCTCAAAGAGGATGATGTTACTAAAATGTTAGCTGCATTTACTCATCTGGGTGCAGAAAATGTTAACTTTCAGATGGAACAATATGTCTACAAAAAGAAGAACGACGGTAtgatctattttaaaatagataaataaatttttacttaaaaatattgattttaatttctgtgtTTAATTTAGGAGTTAGTATTATCAATCTCTGTCATACGTGGGAGAAATTGCTGTTGGCTGCACGTGCCATAGTTGCTATTGAACATCCCAGCGAAGTATTTGTCATCAGTTGCAGACAAACTGGACAAAGAGCAGTTCTAAAATTTGCTCAACACACTGGAGCTACACCTATCGCTGGTCGTTTTACTCCTGGTGCTTTTACTAATCAAATTCAGGtcatttatcttctaaattttacaagataaagttcgttttaaaattcaaagctGGTTCCAATTTTCATTCAgtacttaaataataacaatattcctGTAAATATTGTGTGCCTTGTACATATTGACTTGATTGATGAtacacagaaattattttataaattcaaatagtTGAATtgctgtataattattttataatatttgttttcagtCTGCTTTCCGTGAGCCACGCCTGTTGATTGTTACTGATCCATCCACTGATCATCAACCCATCACAGAGGCCAGCTATGTGAACATTCCAGTCATTGCTTTTTGTAACACGGATTCTCCTCTGCGTTTTGTCGATATTGCTATTCCTTGTAATACAAAAAGTTTACACTGTGTTGGTCTTATGTGGTGGTTGTTAGCCAGAGAAGTTCTCAGATTGAGAGGTTCTATTGCTCGCGAAAGTAAATGGGATGTAGTCGTCGATCTGTTCTTCTATAGGGATCCAGAAGAGGTTTGTTTCATACCAGTGGAACATGATTTTATGTTTCAAtatcgtttatattatttattcaaaatgatGAGAAAGTagtcagaaaataatttgttgacattatttaattatggcTTAATCTTTTCTGagtaaatttctttttcttatcttTTATACTAGATAAGTAATTAAGTAATAACTGaagtttgttattattttaggCTGAGAAAGAAGAACAGGCAGCCAAGGAAATCGCCCCAGCCAAAGAATTTACAGGACCTGTTGAAGTTGCAACTACTGCAGAACCTGGTTGGGTAAATGATATTGAAACTACAGTACCAGTTCCAACAGAAAACTGGGCCGATGATGTTGCACCGCCAACTGCAGCTGCACTTCCAACTGCAGGTGCTGCACCAGCTTTCCCAGCAAGTGGAGATTGGGCTGCTCAGGTAACAGCAAATTTTCCTCCTTTCTAACAGTAAATATCTAATACATGGAGTAtgactttattatattatattctttcatttatacAGCCTTCTGAAGAATGGACTACTGCACCAGCTGCCACAACCCAGAGTTGGGGAGGTGCCTCACCTGAAAAGTGGTAATCTTATTCTCTTTGAGAATTGAATATGACACACTTTATACGACCCATACAATAAAGTGATTTAAAATGAACCTCACTCttgttatatttctttaatcatCAATTTTTACATGAGAATACTAATCTACCTTATGCTCGCAATTTGTAACACAGAAGAGACTGATTGTACGACATGTGTAGGTAGCAAATAACCTGAGAGTGTCACTAACTTCGTTACTTACATATTCGTTTTACTTATTTCAAGCATTTAATAGATAAGTATTcgtatgcaaaaataaattataaattatgtctGAGAAGTTAAgaagttaattatttgtgAGACGCTGTCAAATTATTTGGTGCTATCTTGGTACGCAgcttgcaataattattaatatctatttaaaaacGCAAAAAATCCGTTCAAAAACTGTATGTGAAAGTAGTAGCTAGAAGTACACTTTATATTCTTTAGTTGcaagtgtttaataatttattaatgagaattgaatattctttcaagttaatatattaaagagACTCATCGgctatcttttttttctccgtaAAATGCATAAGTCTGTATAGTATTGTGCTCTTGTCATATAACTCTACGTGCTTATCATACgacaataatatttaccaCGGAAATCGAAGTCTGATTTGAACTAAATGTTTATTTGAAGTGTTAACAGAAAGGATTAAACTcagaaaagaaatcgaagtCAATTGAGAACATGCAACATTGATATTGACACAGGGAAAAAATAGAGTCATCACGGTCATAACAAATTTCCTTCAGAACATAAACAAAGAGGTAATCAGAAATAGATAACTAAACTAGAATTAGCagtaaatttagaaaaaaaaacaataatagataaaaggtacaaattgttttttataaaatattcaggtAGAATAAAGTGAAGTAAAGAATGTAAGATTTAAGATGTAAAATAAGCAGAAAGAGAGTTAAAGactgaaatgtttaaaaatcgcagattatattatacaacgaTAGAAACTAATGTATATAGCTTGAGTACAGTtaggagaaaaagaattttttatatgtacatctattttttttacattacttttataatatgttCTGCTTTACGATGTCGCCTATTTTTCTCCATTACTTACAATTTCTAATCTATCCTATCTACGCTATATCTATCAACATTTTCTTGTTTTACACTCAAAAGATGTAgaaatgtttagaaaatatctttcttAACTTTAGTTTCTTTCTATAGATTccttacaatttcatttatccatatttttctataaatctttTATCTATCACTCCAATTGTTATAACTCGGACTTTTTGTTTTTGCTAAGtctatattacataaaactGGTCCACATATCCCCAAAAGTCTTTGAAGTTTCCAAAAATGTAGGTGATACAAAGACATTGTAAAATTACggaaaactaatttataaatctGTCACCGTAGATGGTATTACCATTGTTTCTTTTGATCCTTGTGGCGCAGTGTCTTTGTCTTCTTGAGGGTAGACTCTACAGAGACATCTAAATGATAGATTTACGCTTCTCAAGTTTTTATCGTTATatgtgaatatttttcgatggaAAAGAAGTCATATGTCTTAAAATATAAGGTCAAAATTGATGGCGACGAAGTCAAGGAATCCAGGCGTTATTATGCCattttgaatgaaattatgaGAACGGCGCGCTCCTATGAGCTCCTCTTTCGAATGACTTATTTCccatcgaaaaatattcacatATAAGGACTAAAACTTGGGGAACGGATTCAGGCATAGTTTTTTGGCGTCAGAATTCACGATATCGATAATGTAGAGTAAAAAGGTTGACAGGTTTAGTTACACTGGTGTTTATAAGGTGGCTCTTAAGTAGAAGGACTGTCAACGTAGGCTTGGAACAGATGCAAGCTTGTATTGTAGTTATGTCGGTTGTAATTCGCTTAACTACAGTACGTGTAATTTTTGCATGCATGCAAGCATGGTGTTTTAGTTCGATATTTTTGACAAATGGAAACGATGGGCAGTTGCAAGCAGTTGttcatatttatacatatacgcgACAAGTATACTTTAGCCCTAcgtatcatttaaaattgcgattaaatttgaataccAACCGtaaagatttaatatatttccatgttatacaaaaaataaaaggaaattggctagaaaatatgataaaattatatgtttgGAAAAGTTACTAGtgaatgttattatttaaataattgcaaatataaattaaattttaaaatattgaatgaattGAACAGCTATATTATTACGCctttttctacaaattatcgtaaattttttaaaatgtgaaaatataaattgatagaGTTATTCTATGCGAAATCTGACACtgtttgtaatattgtttGAGATCATTTGAATATGTTTGTTACGTTGCGAATTGTgcatgcattttatatttatgaaggGCTTCAGGTAGTTTACAACCACTCGCAATAAACCATCGGACTTACAGCAATCGTCACCAGATGTGGCCATAAAACTCAATTTCGTGCCCCAACACTGACCCTTTATGAACAATAGACCTGGGAATTCCCAGGTGTTTTACTGTCTCGCCACCTTGACCGCTTTCTACGcgcatttatttttgcatagCGCATGATTGTCATGATTTCGCGACGATCGTGTGATTTAGTACGAAAAATAGACGATGACAGTGAGCAGTCGCGTGATCAGTCGTAACTTACGTAAAGATCCTAgttacatatattttgtaataaaaattttgttaaacacAATCCAGTTCACCCTTAACTATATCCTcaacgtattaattataacttataaaaataacttataataattataattcttaaccaactctttataataaatattatcttgcCATcgattccaaaataattttcgaagatGATCctacagataaaaaaaagggaaTGATTGCATTTTTTCACTTTGATTTCAATCACTTAATGTAAACGCAGAGATGAGAGTATAGCAGCTAATTGTGCAgttataaagaaatttgagaattttatGACACTTGTAGCGGCAAGTTTAGGGACAGACATACTTGCAAACAAAGCACGGTCCGTGCTTACTGTGGTGTATCCAGtgtatatctattatatatgtGTATGGTATAGATCCGATTCGGTACATATCGATTccatacgtatacatatatgtatagatatacACTCGACGTACCAACAAAGTGCATGGATCGAATTTTGTCAATAAATGTGATGTCGTGTATCAATGAATCGACTGTAGTTGGATCCACGATCCATCGTGATGTGACCACACATTTATACGAGTAGTCACGTCATGTACCTCTacataaagtaaaaatatctctAAAATTCAACTATTCTtccaaattattgtaatataactATTCACTGTAagcctttttttatttctgctattatatgtatacatatccTGCATATTCTTACACGTCCGTGACACGGGAGTGCCACAACAGCAGTTTGATATTCATATACGTGTTCTCTCTAAGAAGATTTTTTACCAATTGAATTACTCTTTGGTAGGAAAcagtaataattgaattaatatttaacaaggtGGAAAATACTTCATTAACATAATTCATAAACGTaatcaatattcaaaattgCTGATAAAGTAGAAAACGTTAACTGTCTACATCCTTCACAAGAAACCACTGGTGGCTCTATCTCATATTTATCAAGCAACTACACATATCTGGGTAGTAtcatttctgtaataaaatctGTACGACCAGATGCCGACCTGCTGATTCCATAAATTCTCCTTATGTCATACCGAGGGCCGGAATGGGAAAAATTAGTTATGTAGTTCAGAAATCCAACGACACAAATAACTAGTAAACAAAATGTATAAGTAgctaaatgtaattaaattaaattgaagaagatgaaatacataaaaattctaaaatttatgtctttaatagtatttataaaaaagtacAAAAGATTAACATACAATTTTGAGCTAATTAATTCTGACCCATTTGTTTTGAGATAAATTCTTTGTCTCTATTCCATAAAATACTGCATATAGCATTTAATTGATAAGAACAGTCAAATATTTCAGATCTAgttgacaatttattaatatcaagtCTAATCACTTTAACTTTCCATTTATCTTCGAATTCCTTGATTCTTGCATCTTCCATTGTGGAGCTTGACCAAGGTTTAAATCTATAAATGgagatgttattaaaaatcatgagTATATTGagagtataaataagaatagaaatattatattacttagttcctattattatattagcaGGTTTTTCCTTTATAGCTGTCATTGTATTCATCAAATAAGGAACATCATTAAATCCTGTAGCATCATCAAAACAAAATACAGAACATATTGCATCAACTTTATCCTTACAAGCCTAAAAAGATTAATGACTGTGACTTCTGTTTCCATGcaatttagatatattatacCTACAGGtaatatatgattatattttttaatgctcATCTCGGAAGTATCCCAAAATTGTAACTTGAATAATACAACTTTGTCCCATATCTTGACTGGCCAAAATATATTAGTTTTCTTTATACCATTGGTTTCTATGTAATTATTCGATTCTTGTATACCAGCAAGACGTGCTACAACAGAAGTTTTTCCTACTCCAGATCTTCCGAccataaaaattttgtaagttACTTCCTCGATTGAAGATGGTAGTGGTGGTCTCTCAAGTATTcctttaaaatgatttaaaatgtaaatataagaatgaaattgtttaaatgtatCAATTGTTTAATGAAGAATTTTGTTTACCATAAAATCTTCTTTTTTTGGATGTGTTTACATAAAAGTGATGTACCAGTGATTCACCCTCCACTGAATGCAACCAATTCACGTTTATCGCATTCATAATTGAACACGATACAATGTAATGGAACAATATCCGGAATCATTGATAAACATCGAAACTGGCAATCAGTACAATCTGTATgaaaagttactttaattGGTACATAATTAGTGGACagtacatttaaataatccgAATAAAGGAagaatatatatgaaaaaccctatttcttttactttaaaaCATTAATGACCGAACGAATCCATTTTCCTCAGCTTAATTCATCGGATCCTTTCGATGCAACAAATAAGTAAGAAAACCGGCAGTTTCCACGAATGtcatatatacagggtgttctaCCATGGAAACTGATAAGCTTTGCCAGCAGATTCAAAATGTTGTTAAATCTAaagaaaaaatgttgttttccatggtttttcaattaaattgtgcctttgtatcaacaaaatttaaagaaaatagattagatttaattattataataattgatacatgcattaatatttcaatttacatcTCGATTGGTGAACTGAATTAGTCTGTTGTTTACAAGATTTTTTTAGAGGATGTAATCTCTCAAATATGTCATAGAAGCTTCGCGGTTGTATTCAGGAACACCTTGTATATACAATGCATTGACCAATCAAGAGCAATCCCGCCTTAAGGAAACCAATAAGATCTTTTCTAAGTTGTCGATACAAACAGGGACAAATAATTCCATTAGCAGTGAAGTTGGCGTTGGTTCGAACAAATGCCACATTGACTAATAAAATCCGTTTACAACACGTAACGCGTTGTTTGCAGTTGGGTCGccatattgtatatttaacgCGGGCTTACTGGCGCGTGTATGGGCTTTCTGTAACGTTTTCTACCGAATTAAAGCGCGTGGATTAAAAACCGTTGTTGAATATCACGCGCAATGGATCCGGAAAAATTGAGAGTGGTCGAATTAAGGACAGAACTTTCACAGCGTGGACTCGATACGAAAGGCGTCAAGTCAGTGCTCGTTGAAAGACTTCGTAAAGCACTACAAGAAGAAAATGCAAGTCGTAAGTTACgcttattttcattattctacaaattctcgtcattttaactgtatcCACATGGATTCCTCTTCTCGTAACAATCTCCACATTCCCCCGATCCAATGTTGACAAACATTCGAATCAGGTGATAGCTGCCCTTCCATTAAGTCTTGTGCCATGTCTCTTTACGGCCAAAAACGATCTAAATAGCGTCGTGGCCATCACCGAACTTAATAAAAGATTCTACCGtagatattttttgtattttcggAGACATATACGCGAAAACTTTATATTCTTCTCATGTGTTTACATATGTTCCTGCGCGCGACgcttcttgaaaattttctttacagtcAATCAATAATCTTCTTCCCGAAGTGTACTTTAATTGTCTGCATCACCTTCGTTgttatttatcgaaatatttaaattgaaaatatacttttttcttAGATGTGTTTTGTATAGATGTAACTTTGTAAATGTGTTTGTATTGTAGAAGAGGATGAAGGGAGAGCAAATGTCAATGCAGAGAATATACACGACACAGCAAATCAAGAGAATGATGAAAAATCAGAATCAGCGAAGGTACCACAGACGCCGAAAAAATCCAGTAGATTGTCTAAAGGTGCTGTGGCAGTAACACCTCGCGAAACTCCTAGCACAAAGAAACGAAGGACCTCTAGGGTTTCTTCATATTCCTCCAGGAAACGAACATCACCAAAAAAATCGGATCAAAATGATATGTCTCGCGAATCGTCGCCTACAATATCAGAACCTGCTTTGCATGAAGAACCCATTATACCAGAGGAACCTATGGGACAAGAAGAAGTTTCTCCTCAAGTAGAAAAATCTGATTCTTTGGAGAGAATTGATGAAGTTGAGATGAAAGATCCATTGTTAGATGCGGAAAATGAAAGTTCAGATGTAAAGGAAGTTGTAAAAGATACAGATGAAACAAAAAGTAGCAA includes the following:
- the Asun gene encoding integrator complex subunit 13 asun gives rise to the protein MYPANHKTIFVLDHTPYFGISTESPLEFDFLKSRGQNLIPLAPVCKSLWTTSVEASLEYCRIVWDLFPTGKLIRFVVTDRAAYVLNSWSPSQQNLNHIMNGTAILGVPTKTPEPGEDYSVIHGLRVAIETLNECSEIQHEKRTSLNENASKLVNRGRVICITSARDNSNMKSLENIFLNELAQENKTALASDHLIPVDYCHLVILNIFPNNIESQVTSQGPREVSPLLTVEVHSIKAPALHSKLSHLILSHYDLASTTVTGIPMKEEQNASSSANYDVEIFHSSAAHSAILKGNPQDSALIKTFMRFEEGSEYETVTLKWCTPRGCSAAEMQNCTAMHRITPVDVNSRPSSCLINFLLNGRSVMLEMARKSGGKTISHLLAAHGGEIFIHTLSTARSVLEDPPSISEGCGGRVTDYRITDFGKLMKNNVLVPLKRSTNSNGEGPAEKMRSRLERHTKYWPITISSTLMYNLKQLIDPLPDLMVKEELTAEEVLQCKQVIFSLLQLETKHEALPLPSIGGGRGGKGGVRREEHYRLLWGELETFLKYHANNSAAHSEVLTCLLDIRSKDDKDKVELDQALRELDGFGKEDGTARASVIRATTDSPMSPPPSTSMSLGKQLLKSGFYAPKSLLDIWLQRSAPKEKKPDFHGRVNSDGHKAKLYPNLKEPGREPREPIIEG
- the Sta gene encoding stubarista 40S ribosomal protein SA, whose amino-acid sequence is MSGGLDVLSLKEDDVTKMLAAFTHLGAENVNFQMEQYVYKKKNDGVSIINLCHTWEKLLLAARAIVAIEHPSEVFVISCRQTGQRAVLKFAQHTGATPIAGRFTPGAFTNQIQSAFREPRLLIVTDPSTDHQPITEASYVNIPVIAFCNTDSPLRFVDIAIPCNTKSLHCVGLMWWLLAREVLRLRGSIARESKWDVVVDLFFYRDPEEAEKEEQAAKEIAPAKEFTGPVEVATTAEPGWVNDIETTVPVPTENWADDVAPPTAAALPTAGAAPAFPASGDWAAQPSEEWTTAPAATTQSWGGASPEKW
- the LOC144469449 gene encoding ciliogenesis and planar polarity effector 2, whose translation is MNAINVNWLHSVEGESLVHHFYVNTSKKRRFYGILERPPLPSSIEEVTYKIFMVGRSGVGKTSVVARLAGIQESNNYIETNGIKKTNIFWPVKIWDKVVLFKLQFWDTSEMSIKKYNHILPACKDKVDAICSVFCFDDATGFNDVPYLMNTMTAIKEKPANIIIGTKFKPWSSSTMEDARIKEFEDKWKVKVIRLDINKLSTRSEIFDCSYQLNAICSILWNRDKEFISKQMGQN